The stretch of DNA TCGTCCCTTCTGTCATGGACGCCTGGTAAAAAATCTGGCCCTTCAGCTCCACAGGACGAAGCTTCACCTTAGAAGGTCCCTCGCCAGTCCTGCGGCCACTGACAACAGCCTGTATCAGCTGTTCATTAATCTGTTCTTCTAAAAATTCCCTTATTGTCTTCATCATACTTCCATTATATTCACTTTTTGTTTTATTGTATATGGACAGATGTTGTGCGAACCAGTATTGGTCGCTTCTGCCGGTATCACAGTATCGTTCATGGGTAAACCGCCATTTTAATACTCAGTGCGAAAACATTTTCTGCACCTTCTCCTCCTGCATCTTCGTCTGGAAATCTCCTGATACACCAGCACTTCGATCAGATCATCCAGGAATCCTCCTGGAATCTCCTGTACACTGGTATCTCCCTCCATCTGTCCCTTCACCTGGTGACAGATGTGATAGAGCATGAAACGATCCGGATATTCATCATACAGCCGGCTTCCCTCATAATCCAGAAGCTGACACTGTGCTTCCGCTTTTTCCTGGATCCTTCGGGCTGTATCCGGATAGTATGATCTCATCAGATCAAATTCCTTTTCCTGTTCTCTCTCTTCATTATAAAAACCAGGACTTCCCTGTGTAGCATAAAACGGATAAAAATCTGGATAGATCATAACTCTTCTGCTGTCCTCTCTCTGCTATCTCTTACAGTATATGCAGAAGAAAAATGACGGTTCCCTCCAAAGTTCCGATCAAGCCATGCGTTTCAGCATTCCCTGGGTCAGACGTACGCTGTGCTCAATTGCAAGCTTTTCAAACGCCGGATAATCCATGTTTGCACTATTATCTGCTTTATCTGAGATAGCACGGATGATCAGGAATGGAATCCCATTAAGAGCTGCTGCCTGTCCGATCGCTGCGCCCTCCATTTCAACAGCATAGGCGCTGAATTCCTTTACAATATTATCTTTTACACCCTGATCACATACAAACTGATCTCCGGAAGCAATTCTTCCTTCAAAAACCCGGATCTCCGGATTTACTTCCTCGCATACATCATGTGCGATCTTACGAAGGCACTCATCTGCCTGGAAAGAAAATTCTTTCATCTGCGGGATCTGTCCCTTCGGATATCCGAACCCGGTTGCATCCATATCATGATGAAGAACATCTGTGGAAAGTACGATATCTCCAATATTGATATCATTGTTAAGGCTTCCTGCGATACCGGTATTGATCACCGCTTCCACCTGAAAGAGATCTGCCAGGATCTGGGTGCACATACCGGCATTTACCTTACCGATCCCGGACTGTACCACAACTACCTTCTTTCCTTCCAGAACACCCTCATAAAAATCCATTCCGGCTCTGGTAGTAATGGATACATTCTCCATAACCTCTTTCAGTCTTGCTACTTCCTGTTCCATTGCTCCTATGATTCCAACACATTTCATGATCTGTAAATCCTCTCTTTCAATATGATATCCTGCTGAATTTCACATTTTTTCTGTTCAGCAGTATCTTTTTCTTTTTCTACATTGTTCATTATAACAAATTTTATTTTTTATGGAAACTTTTTTTGAGAGATGCTATAATCGATAAATAAACAGAACAGGAGGTAACCAGAATGGTTTATAAGACAAAAGGCGTCTGTGCTCAGGGAATTGAGTTCGAGATCGACGATAATAAAAAAGTTCACAATATCAAGTTTACAGGCGGATGTTCCGGAAACACACAGGGTGTTGCACAGCTTGCAGAGGGAATGGATGCAGATGAAGTAATCTCCCGTCTGGAAGGCATCCGCTGCGGATTCAAACCAACTTCATGTCCGGATCAGCTTGCAAAAGCCATCCGCCAGGCATTGAACGAAGGCTGATCTCACACAATCTTATTTTGTATATCTGATATATCATCACCCTGCGAAAAATTTCCGCAGGGTGATTTTAGGTTTAGGATAATCTGACAAAATAACTGTCTCAACGTTATTTAGTTAAATGTCCGTTCTATCCCACTTGTCACACAGTGACTGGATATCTCTTGCAAAACGATCCAGATCTTTATTGGGGCAGCCTTCATTCTTCCGGATCACGGACATCAGGCGACGTCCCATAGCCAACAGCTTCTCATATGCACGGGCAGCCTTGGTTGTTTTCGGCGAAGCAGTTGCCTTTACGATCCGAACACCGACAGCCTCATGGATACACCGGTTCTCCAGAAGATCATATTCTGTTCCACTAAAGGGTGCTGTTGCATCATACCCAAGCTCTTCTTTAAGCCTCTGGGCAAAAATCTCCGTCACCGTATCATCACCATGCGTAACAAATACGTGTTTTGGTCTCGTCTCAAAGGCTTTCGCCCATTCTATAAGTCCGTTTACATCCGCATGACCGCTGATTCCCGGCATTTTGCATATTTCAGCAGCTACCTGCACATTCTCACCAAACAGCTTCATCTCCGCAGCACCTTCCAATAATGCCCGCCCCGGAGTTCCTATAGCCTGGTATCCAACAAAAAGAATGGTATTTCTGGGATTCCACAGATTGTGTTTCAGATGATGTTTGATACGACCAGCATCACACATACCGCTGGCGGAAATGATCACCTTGCAGTCCTCATCAAAATTGATAGCTCTGGAATCATCGGTAGTAACGGAGGTCTTCAATCCCTGGAAGGATAACGGATTGATACCTTTATTCAAAAGATCCATTGCTTCCTCATCATAGCAGGTATATGCATTCTCACTGAAGATCGTAGTTGCCTCATTGGCGAGGGGACTGTCTACATATACCGTAAAACCATCATGGCCGTGAACCAGTCCCTGTTCTTTGATCTGTCGGATAAAATACAGCATTTCCTGAGTACGGCCTACTGCAAAGGACGGGATCACCAGACTGCCGCCTCTGTCAAAGGTCCTCTGGATGATCTCTGCCAGTATTGCCGGATAATCCGGACGGTCTCCATGACTGCGGTCTCCGTAGGTAGATTCCATCACAACATAATCTGCCTCTCGGATATATACCGGATCCCTGATCAGTGGCTGATCGATATTTCCGATATCGCCGGAAAAAACGATCTTTTCTGTTTTGTCCTCTTCCGTCATCCAGACTTCAATACTGCTGGAGCCAAGAAGATGTCCTGCATCCACAAATCTTACTTCGATTCCCTCTGCCGGTTTGATGATCTTATCATATGGGCATCTGACGAAGTTCCGGAGCACACCCATGGCATCTTCCATAGTGTATGCAGGAATAAATTCCGGTTTTCCTTCTCTCCGCCCCTTTCGGTTTCTCCACTCAGCCTCGAACATCTGGATATGTGCGCTGTCACGAAGCATGATATCGCAGAGATTACAAGTTGCCTCTGTCGCATAGATCGGCCCCTGATAGCCTTTTGCATACAAGGCCGGAAGATTTCCGGAATGATCCATGTGTGCATGTGTCAGAAGCACAAAATCCAGATCACCCGGAGCCACCGGAAGCTCCTTATTTTCATAATAATCCGGTCCCTGCTCCATTCCATAATCCACCAGGAACTTCCGTCCTGCCGCTTCCAGATAATAACAGCTTCCGGTCACCTCATGCGTAGCACCAATAAATGTTATCTTCATGCACAAGCCCCCTTTTCCGTCCCACGTTCTGAAATTTCCATATCAAAAAAAGCCTGAAGGATCTCTCTGTGATATCCGATCGTCCAGAAACGCTGTGATATACAATTCCAAGAAGAAATAATCGACTTTTTGTTTATTAACGATTTGTTATTGTATTTATTATACACGAAATATATGTTTTTTGACAGTCTTTTTGTGAAATATGTTTCTTTTTTTAAGGGGATTTTTTTAGATTTTTTGATATTATTCAGAATTTTTAGACATTCCCCAGCGAAGGTAATGTAAAGTTTACTGGATTTTTTATTTTTTTGGGGTGTGACATCGCTGGGGATGTGAGAGTTGATTTGTTATTTTACTAAAACACCGCTGGTTAATGTTGTAGTTGATTCCTTGCTTCCATCTTTTGCTGCATGATATCCTCGTACGCGATAATAATAACCGCTCGGAACGATAACTGTCAGTCCCTTATTTAAATGATCTACATTGTTTGCTGTATAACTCCAACTTTTATAAGTAGAATATGTACCTTTTACTTTCCGTTCCAAATATATCTCCAAATATACTTTATCACAAACATGATGACACTGTGTTATTCCTGAAACAGCCACCTTATTGCTAGCCATTTTTTTCACAGAAGTTGTTCCAAAATTTAAATTGTTGCCTCTTAACATACTGTATGTAGTATCTTCAGCATAATCCGCATCTGTATCCGTATCCACTGAAAAATCATCTGATAAATTCTCTGCCATTACAGGTGACGCAAACAATATGCTGCAACAGCATACTAATAATAAATTTCGCACAATTCTTTTCATTTTCTCTTTCATATAGTGCCTTTCCACCTTTAAACTTCCATTACAATATATATACGAGTTAAGAAATAAATTATCTCGTCAAAATCTTATGTTTTTTATCATTTTTAAAAATTCTTCTTTTTCCATCTTTCCACTTATCTCATAAAAAGCGGTATTATCCTTCCAATAAGCAACATAATTTTCTTTTTTATCCTGATTATCTTTTATTTTTTTTATTTCAATTACAATATTTTCATCTTTCCACTTAAGTGTTTCTAATGTTTCTCCATCTAAATTATAATCACTATTTTTACTGCTATCACTATGATCATTAATATATAATGTTATAATTACATTTTTATAATCATACTCTATCAAAGCATTGCCAATATCCGTGTTAATTTCATAGCTTTTAAATTTAAGTCCAACTGGTCTGTACATAAATTGGGGAATTGTATTTAAATTTAATTTATTTTTCACTTCATCTAACGCCATCTGCTCATCCTTCTGCGCTCTCTCATTTTCTTCATCATTTTCAATTGAAATACTCGTATCATCCCCAGCCCAATACCTCACAGAATCAATAAAATAACTCCTGTTCGCCTGGCTGGTCATGCTTGCGGCGAAGATACCGGCTGAGCATACAAGTACTGCTGCCGCTACGCGAGCTGCTTTATGACTTTTCTTTTCGGGCAGATAAACGATTTTTACATTCTCTTTATGATCATCAGTTTTAATACTGTCAGTTTCGTCTTCTTTGTAAACACCATCTGCTTTCAGTTTTTCTACAAGCCTCTGATAAGCAGCCTTTGCCTCCTCTTCTGTTTCTCCATCATCAGGAATCACTCCATCTGGAAACAGGATTTTTTCCATCTCTTCGGTTTCTTTTTCATATTCTTCTGCCAACCATTTTTTCAGTTCAGCATCCCTGAAATTTTCCATTATTTTTCTCCTGTAATCCTATCTTTCCTTGACAATTCCTCCGTTAGAGTTCATATTTAATGATAGTATATGACTATTCAGGAGGAATCCAAATGAAACACATCGTACTTACCGGCGGTGGTACTGCCGGACATGTAACTCCAAATATTGCCCTGATTCCAAAGCTCAGGGAGCTTGGTTATAAGATTTCCTACATCGGTTCCTACGAAGGAATCGAAAAAAAACTGATCGAAGAACTTGGAATCCCATATTATGGAATCTCATCCGGAAAGCTGAGACGTTACTTCGATCTCAAAAACTTCTCTGACCCGTTTCGTGTACTGAAGGGATTCAGCCAGGCCAGAAAGATTCTGAAAGAGCTGAAACCGGACGTTGTTTTTTCTAAAGGCGGTTTCGTTACGGTTCCCGTTGTGATCGCGGCCAAACGTTTAAAAATCCCCGCACTGATCCACGAGTCCGACATGACTCCAGGTCTTGCCAATAAACTCTGTCTCTCTTCTGCATCCAGAATCTGTTGTAATTTTCCTGAGACAGTCGCCAATCTTCCTGCTGACAAAGCAGTTCTTACAGGAACTCCGATCCGCCAGGAACTTCTTTCCGGAAATGCGGAAAACGGTCATAAATTCTGTGGTTTCACTGCTGACAAGCCGGTACTTATGGTCATCGGTGGAAGTCTGGGAGCTGCTTCTGTCAATGATAATGTCCGCAAGATCCTCCCTAAACTTCTGAAGGAATTCCAGGTTGTCCATCTCTGCGGAAAGGGAAAAACCGATGAATCTCTCAACGGTACTGCCGGATACGTCCAGTATGAATATATCCAGGACGAGCTTCCGGATCTGTTTGCCATGGCTGATATTGTGATCTCCCGCGCAGGCGCTAACGCGATCTGTGAGATCCGCGAACTTCATAAGCCAAATCTTCTGATCCCGCTTTCTGCCAAAGCCAGTCGTGGTGACCAGATCCTTAACGCTCGATCCTTCGAACGCCAGGGCTTCAGTAAAGTGCTGGAAGAAGAGAAGATCACAGAAGAAAAGCTTCTGGAAACCATCCGCCAGCTCTATACCGATCGTCAGAAATATACAGATGCCATGGCAGGAAACGGCCAGGTAGATTCCATCAGTAAGATCACTGATCTTATTGAAGAATGCGCCGGAGCCTGACTATATTTCCACAACAGCCATATGAAAACTCTGCCACTCCCTTCCGGGCTGGCAGGGTTTTCTTTTATTCGTATACTTTGCGAAATTCTTCCTGCAGCCAGCGCTTCGCTTTATATATCCTGTTATTGACACCACTTTTCGTCAGACCATATTCTTCTGCAACTGTTTCAGCGGAAATCTCCAGATATTTGACCTGAATTAAGATCTCATAATTCATCGGCTGTTCCTTTCGAAATCTTCTCAGCACCATATACATAAATTCTTTCTTCTCTTTACGCAGAAATACCTCTTCCGCATCGACCGAATTCTGTTCTTCCAGAAAAGCCGCAACTTCTTCCTGACAGACAAACTCATGCTTGGAGCTTGATTTCTTTATATAATCCAAAGCCTTATTCATAGATGCCGTCTTGATCAGAGAAAACATCATCTTTTCATTATCAATATTCAGGCCATCCTTTATAGTATACATTTTGTAAAGTACATCCTGACTGACATCATCAGCAGCACTCCAGTCATGGAGAACCCCATACGCATACCCTCTGGATATTTTTCGGTATTTAAGATAAAACTCTTCAAATGTCTGATTGTTCATTTTTCCTCTTTAGTGGCTATTTGTCATTCTTTAATTTTCTTTAAGATTTCATCTCTCACCTCATCGCTGAGTTCTCCGGGTTTCCAGGTTAAACCAACACCATCTCCCTCATATCTCGGAATCAGATGCATGTGAAAATGAAACACAGTCTGTCCTGCGATCTCTCCATTGTTCTGCACAACATTAAATCCATCACAGTTCAGTGCATCTCTCAGCTTTCCTGCCATTTTTTTAGCCAGGATCATTGCTTTTCCGGCAGTCTCATCCGGAAGTTCATAAATATTCGCTGCATGCTTTTTCGGCAGGATCAATGAGTGTCCTTTGCTTGCCGGTCCCAGATCCAGAATCACGCGAAATTCCTCATCCTCATAAAGTGTTGCTGATGGAATCTCTCCATTTGCGATTTTACAAAATATGCAGTCTCCCATTATTTTGTCCTCCTTGTTTGCAAAATTATTTTATCTATATTCTTATTTTGTCGTATTTTCTCGAATTTTTCAATACTGTTCTTGTTGATATTTGAAATTTCTGATGTTAATATTTTTCCGAGGTGATAATATGTGCAACGATACTACAGTCAGTAAATTGAAAAACGATTTTCATTATACACTTTCAAAATTTTCACATGAACTCCGGAATCCTCTGACTCTTATTAACAGCGGACTCCAGATGATCGCATCTGCACATCCTGAGGTCAAAGAATATGAGCACTGGGATGATGTTATGGATAATCTTGATTATGTAAAAGAACTTCTTGATGAACTTTCTGCATTTAATAATGCAGGCCATGTCAAAAGAGAAAACATTGACACCTGCTGCTATCTCCGAACGATTCTTTCCTCCATAAAACCTACTCTGGATTATCTGGAGATCACGCTTGAAACAGATATTCCGGATTCATTGCCATCGATAGCTCTTGACCGGATCCGTGTCCGGCAGATGCTTCTGAATCTTCTGAAAAACGCATGGGAAGCCGTTCCCATTCCCGGAGGAAAGATTTCTTTTTCTGTCATTCCGGAAAATTCCGGCATCCGCATTGATATCCGGGATAACGGATGTGGAATCTCAAAGGAACAGCAGGCTACGATATTTCAGCCATTTTTCACAACCAAAGAATCCGGGACCGGCCTTGGCCTTGCTGTTTCAAAACAGATCGCTCAGGCACACAGTGGAGACATCACGCTTGAGAGTACTCCCGGTCAGGGAACTGTTTTCCATATTTTTCTGGGATGATAAAGAATTACAGCGATCAGGAAACCACTCAACAAACCGCCTATATGCGCTACGTTATCCACGCCTTCACTTGCAAATCCGAAATACAGAGAAAATGCGGCCATGATCAACATCTGCCTGACAGTCAGATCCGCCACTCTTCCTCTGTGCCGTATGATCACATAGATCATACCGCCCATGACTGCAAAAACAGCTCCGGAAGCTCCTGCAGATAAAGAAGTGTTTCCTGCATACATATCAAAAAACAAAGAGAGCATATTTCCGCCCAGACCACCAAATATATAGATCAGAAAAAATTTTATCTTTCCTGTTACCGGTTCCAGTCTCTGGCCAAGCACAAACAGAACCAGCATATTATTGATCAGATGCGGCGCACCAAAATGCAGAAACATACTGCTAAACATCCGATACCACTGTCCCTGTCCCAGGATCAATGGTGCATAAGCAGCACCGCATTCCAGCATATGCTGCCCGTTCTCCGAGCCGCCGGTAAATTCCACCACAAGAAAGATCAGCGTATTTATGAGGATCAGTAAAACTGTCACAGGTTCTTTTTTTATTTCTTCCAATTCCGGCCTCTTTTCCACAGCGGTTCCGGAAATATTTCCCGTAACTCGCTGTTATAATCTGAAAATTCGAATTCATTTCATTATTTTAACAGATTTTCATCAGGCGGACAACCTGCGGTCCTATATTAATACGATACAAAACCGGACTTTTCGCTCTGTTATTTCAAAAAAATATAACGGGCCTGTGCAAAATCAACTTCATCCTCATCCTCCAACAAATAATCTTCTCCTGTTTTCAGAAGCTGTCCATTTACAGAAGTCCCATTTCTGGAGTTCAGATCTGCCAGATAATATGCCCCCTCCCTTTTTCGGATCTTGGCATGGATCCTGCTGACAGTTGGTATATTGATCACTGCATCCGCCGCAGTTTCCAGTTTTCCGATCACTGTGATATCTTTTTCCAAATAAATGGTAGCCAATTCCCCCGGTTCCCGGCTCACTAATGTAGCAGGACCTTTAGATGCACCTGCCGAAAGAACTACTGTTTCACCAAATCCATCTGAAAAATCCTCCGCTTTTGTCGGAATGTTTTTTTTGATCTTTTCCAGTTCTTTTCTGCTGCCACCGGCATTGCTCCCTGACAGCGTACCAGATTCTTTCTGATCTTCAGAATATACAGCTGTCTCTTTTTCCGCCGCACCATATTTCTGCTCAGGCACCGGCGTATCCGGTTTTTTCTTTTTTCCACAGACTTTTTTGATCAGAATATAGCTCAGCATCCCCAGTATCATTGCTGCAAGAACTCCCAGAAGAAAAATCTCTTTGCTTATTCTTGGAATATATCCACCGGCCATTCCTGCCGTAATTCCCAGAAGAAGCACCAATGCTGCACCAAATCCAGCCACTGGCTTCCATATTTTGTTTGTTTTCCGCTTCTGTGAGTCCGCTGAAGCTTTTTTCTGTTTTTCATTTCCGGACACACTGGCTCTCTCCCAGTTTTCCATCTGCCACAGATTATCTTCTTTTTCCTCCTCTGTCATCCTGTTTTCTTCCTGGACCACTGTTTTCTTCTTTTCATATGGAGAAAAATCTTCCTCGTCGCTGTTACATATTTTATATAACTCTTCCTTGATGTATTCCAGATGAAAGCTGTCCTCCAGTGCACGTCTGTATACACTGTATCCCAGCATGACCGCTTTTCCGTCTTCATGATCCAGCTTTGGAAGGATATACTCCGCAAGACTCTGAAACTGTTTCTGTACCTCCCCATGAAATCCCGGCATATAACAAAAACGGACACTTTTTCTTTCCGCATCCAGATAAATATATTCCGGTTCCAGGATCAGCTGACAGGGATTCAAAAGATACTCGGACATTTCTTCCATGATCTGTATAAAGCCTCCCAATATCATCTGAAGCGACTCCAGATCCATCTTTTTTTCCTCAAAAAGCGCCGTCATGGAATGCCTGGAAGTTATATCATAATACACCATGAATTTTCCGTCGAT from Blautia sp. SC05B48 encodes:
- a CDS encoding 5'-methylthioadenosine/adenosylhomocysteine nucleosidase, whose translation is MKCVGIIGAMEQEVARLKEVMENVSITTRAGMDFYEGVLEGKKVVVVQSGIGKVNAGMCTQILADLFQVEAVINTGIAGSLNNDINIGDIVLSTDVLHHDMDATGFGYPKGQIPQMKEFSFQADECLRKIAHDVCEEVNPEIRVFEGRIASGDQFVCDQGVKDNIVKEFSAYAVEMEGAAIGQAAALNGIPFLIIRAISDKADNSANMDYPAFEKLAIEHSVRLTQGMLKRMA
- a CDS encoding TIGR03905 family TSCPD domain-containing protein; translation: MVYKTKGVCAQGIEFEIDDNKKVHNIKFTGGCSGNTQGVAQLAEGMDADEVISRLEGIRCGFKPTSCPDQLAKAIRQALNEG
- a CDS encoding MBL fold metallo-hydrolase RNA specificity domain-containing protein translates to MKITFIGATHEVTGSCYYLEAAGRKFLVDYGMEQGPDYYENKELPVAPGDLDFVLLTHAHMDHSGNLPALYAKGYQGPIYATEATCNLCDIMLRDSAHIQMFEAEWRNRKGRREGKPEFIPAYTMEDAMGVLRNFVRCPYDKIIKPAEGIEVRFVDAGHLLGSSSIEVWMTEEDKTEKIVFSGDIGNIDQPLIRDPVYIREADYVVMESTYGDRSHGDRPDYPAILAEIIQRTFDRGGSLVIPSFAVGRTQEMLYFIRQIKEQGLVHGHDGFTVYVDSPLANEATTIFSENAYTCYDEEAMDLLNKGINPLSFQGLKTSVTTDDSRAINFDEDCKVIISASGMCDAGRIKHHLKHNLWNPRNTILFVGYQAIGTPGRALLEGAAEMKLFGENVQVAAEICKMPGISGHADVNGLIEWAKAFETRPKHVFVTHGDDTVTEIFAQRLKEELGYDATAPFSGTEYDLLENRCIHEAVGVRIVKATASPKTTKAARAYEKLLAMGRRLMSVIRKNEGCPNKDLDRFARDIQSLCDKWDRTDI
- a CDS encoding DUF6147 family protein; this encodes MKEKMKRIVRNLLLVCCCSILFASPVMAENLSDDFSVDTDTDADYAEDTTYSMLRGNNLNFGTTSVKKMASNKVAVSGITQCHHVCDKVYLEIYLERKVKGTYSTYKSWSYTANNVDHLNKGLTVIVPSGYYYRVRGYHAAKDGSKESTTTLTSGVLVK
- a CDS encoding DUF4367 domain-containing protein; the protein is MENFRDAELKKWLAEEYEKETEEMEKILFPDGVIPDDGETEEEAKAAYQRLVEKLKADGVYKEDETDSIKTDDHKENVKIVYLPEKKSHKAARVAAAVLVCSAGIFAASMTSQANRSYFIDSVRYWAGDDTSISIENDEENERAQKDEQMALDEVKNKLNLNTIPQFMYRPVGLKFKSYEINTDIGNALIEYDYKNVIITLYINDHSDSSKNSDYNLDGETLETLKWKDENIVIEIKKIKDNQDKKENYVAYWKDNTAFYEISGKMEKEEFLKMIKNIRF
- a CDS encoding undecaprenyldiphospho-muramoylpentapeptide beta-N-acetylglucosaminyltransferase, with the protein product MKHIVLTGGGTAGHVTPNIALIPKLRELGYKISYIGSYEGIEKKLIEELGIPYYGISSGKLRRYFDLKNFSDPFRVLKGFSQARKILKELKPDVVFSKGGFVTVPVVIAAKRLKIPALIHESDMTPGLANKLCLSSASRICCNFPETVANLPADKAVLTGTPIRQELLSGNAENGHKFCGFTADKPVLMVIGGSLGAASVNDNVRKILPKLLKEFQVVHLCGKGKTDESLNGTAGYVQYEYIQDELPDLFAMADIVISRAGANAICEIRELHKPNLLIPLSAKASRGDQILNARSFERQGFSKVLEEEKITEEKLLETIRQLYTDRQKYTDAMAGNGQVDSISKITDLIEECAGA
- a CDS encoding RNA polymerase sigma factor, whose product is MNNQTFEEFYLKYRKISRGYAYGVLHDWSAADDVSQDVLYKMYTIKDGLNIDNEKMMFSLIKTASMNKALDYIKKSSSKHEFVCQEEVAAFLEEQNSVDAEEVFLRKEKKEFMYMVLRRFRKEQPMNYEILIQVKYLEISAETVAEEYGLTKSGVNNRIYKAKRWLQEEFRKVYE
- a CDS encoding HIT family protein, whose product is MGDCIFCKIANGEIPSATLYEDEEFRVILDLGPASKGHSLILPKKHAANIYELPDETAGKAMILAKKMAGKLRDALNCDGFNVVQNNGEIAGQTVFHFHMHLIPRYEGDGVGLTWKPGELSDEVRDEILKKIKE
- a CDS encoding two-component system sensor histidine kinase NtrB, whose product is MCNDTTVSKLKNDFHYTLSKFSHELRNPLTLINSGLQMIASAHPEVKEYEHWDDVMDNLDYVKELLDELSAFNNAGHVKRENIDTCCYLRTILSSIKPTLDYLEITLETDIPDSLPSIALDRIRVRQMLLNLLKNAWEAVPIPGGKISFSVIPENSGIRIDIRDNGCGISKEQQATIFQPFFTTKESGTGLGLAVSKQIAQAHSGDITLESTPGQGTVFHIFLG
- a CDS encoding rhomboid family intramembrane serine protease → MEEIKKEPVTVLLILINTLIFLVVEFTGGSENGQHMLECGAAYAPLILGQGQWYRMFSSMFLHFGAPHLINNMLVLFVLGQRLEPVTGKIKFFLIYIFGGLGGNMLSLFFDMYAGNTSLSAGASGAVFAVMGGMIYVIIRHRGRVADLTVRQMLIMAAFSLYFGFASEGVDNVAHIGGLLSGFLIAVILYHPRKIWKTVP
- a CDS encoding DUF6382 domain-containing protein, which gives rise to MRTEYKRDMNHNYLILTGDERIDTDSYQVRMIVANAVPDLLQCRIQGIDGKFMVYYDITSRHSMTALFEEKKMDLESLQMILGGFIQIMEEMSEYLLNPCQLILEPEYIYLDAERKSVRFCYMPGFHGEVQKQFQSLAEYILPKLDHEDGKAVMLGYSVYRRALEDSFHLEYIKEELYKICNSDEEDFSPYEKKKTVVQEENRMTEEEKEDNLWQMENWERASVSGNEKQKKASADSQKRKTNKIWKPVAGFGAALVLLLGITAGMAGGYIPRISKEIFLLGVLAAMILGMLSYILIKKVCGKKKKPDTPVPEQKYGAAEKETAVYSEDQKESGTLSGSNAGGSRKELEKIKKNIPTKAEDFSDGFGETVVLSAGASKGPATLVSREPGELATIYLEKDITVIGKLETAADAVINIPTVSRIHAKIRKREGAYYLADLNSRNGTSVNGQLLKTGEDYLLEDEDEVDFAQARYIFLK